The following nucleotide sequence is from Mesorhizobium sp. J8.
CTTCTGCGGGTTGGCGGTGACAACGCCGCGCGCGGTATCGATCGAGCGCGTGATGCGCCCGCCGGTCGGAAGTGGCGGCAGATAGAAGCCGCTTGCCGTGCGCTGCACCCTGATCGTCGGGCGCACCAGCCTTGCGGTCGAAAAGGCGACGTCGCCCTGCAGGGCGGCCATGGCTGAGAGATCGACTTCGACGCGGTCGGCCTCGACCACCGGCGGCGTTTCGGTCTCGGTCCATTGCGACAGCGTCACGTCGCTGAGGATCGCCCGGAACTTCGGCCACACCTCGATGCGCGGCGAGCCGTCGATCGTGACCCTGAATCCGCTCCAGGCGCTCAATTCCCAGGCGATGCGGTCGCGCACGATGCGGGTCGAGGCAATCAGCGGCAGCGCCGCGACCGCGAGCGCGATGATGAGCACGGCAACGCCGATCGCCCACACTCCGCGCCGGATCAGAGATGATGGCATTTCGCCCCGTATGCTTTCATTGCCGATAAAATCGCCCGACGGGTGTAACCGAGCGCCGACGCTTTTCAAGTCTTTATGGCCTCGCGATGGCATTTGCGCACCGGCAGCCATGGCTCGCCCGAACAAAATCTTGCTCTGCTGCGCTGCAATATGCATAAGCGGGCTGCACGATCCCGATCCGCAATCGCGCGCCGTTTTTGGGATGATGGCATAGGCGACGTTGAGCTTAACTGGCTCGAACGCGACGCGCTTTGGGAGGAGCGATTATGGCCGCCGACACACCTTTGTGGAGCCCGACGCAGGAGCGGATTGATGCCGCCCCCCTCACCGCTTTCACCAAGGCTGCGGAAGCGCAAGCCGGCGCCGGGTTTCCCTCCTACGCCGAACTCCACCGCTGGTCGATCGACAACCGCGAAGCCTTCTGGAGCCTGGTCTGGGATTTCTGCGGGCTTGTCGGCGACAAGGGCGAGCGGGGCCTCGTCGACGGCGAGCGGATGCCCGGCGCCCGCTTCTTCCCCGATGCCAGGCTGAATTTCGCCGAGAACCTTTTGCGGAAGACCGGTGGCGGCGAGGCCATCGTCTTCCGCGGCGAGGACAAGGTCGAGCGCCGACTCTCCTGGAACGAGCTCCATGCGCTGACGTCGCGGCTGCAGCAGCTCTTCCTGTCGCTCGGCGTCAAGGCCGGCGACCGCATCGCCGCCATGATGCCGAACATGCCCGAAACCATCGCCGCGATGCTGGCGGCAAGCTCGATCGGCGCGGTCTGGTCGTCATGCTCTCCCGATTTCGGCGAGCAGGGCGTTCTCGACCGCTTCGGCCAGATCGAGCCGGTCGTCTTCATCGCGCCCGACGGCTATTGGTACAACGGCAAGGCGATCGAGGTGGCCGACAAGGTCCGCGCCGTCGCGGACAAGCTTACGACGCTGCGCAAGGTGCTGATCGTCGATTATCTCGGCACCTCTCAGGACGTCGCGGCCACCATCGGCAAGGCGACAGCGTTCGAAGACGCGCTCTCGCCCTTTGCGGTGAAGACCGTCAGCTTCGAGCGGCTGCCCTTCGCGCATCCGCTCTACATCCTGTTTTCCTCGGGCACGACCGGCATCCCGAAATGCATCGTTCATTCGGCCGGCGGCACGCTGATCCAGCATGTCAAGGAGCATCGGCTGCATGCCGGCCTGCTCGATGGCGATCGCCTGTTCTATTTCACCACCTGCGGCTGGATGATGTGGAACTGGCTGGTCTCGGGCCTCGCTTCCGGCGCGACGCTGCTGCTCTATGACGGCTCGCCTTTCTACCCGGACGGCAATGTGCTGTTCGATTTCGCCGATGCCGAGAAGATGACCTATTTCGGCACCTCGGCGAAGTTCATCGATTCGGTTCGCAAGGCCGGGCTGAAGCCGATCGCGAGCCACGATCTGTCGAGCGTGCGCACCATCTCCTCCACCGGCTCGCCGCTGTCGCCGGAGGATTTCCGCTTCGTCTATGACGGCATCAAGAAGGACGTGCATCTGGCCTCGATCTCGGGCGGCACCGACATCGTCTCCTGCTTTGTGCTCGGCGTGCCGACCGAGCCGGTCTGGACCGGCGAGATCCAAGGCCCTGGCCTTGGCCTGGCGGTCGACGTCTGGGACGACGACGGCAAGCCTGTCCGGCAGGAGAAGGGCGAGCTCGTCTGCACCAAGGCCTTCCCTTCGATGCCGATCGGCTTCTGGAATGATCCCGAAGGCAAGAAATATCACGCCGCCTATTTCGAGCGTTTCGACAATGTCTGGTGCCATGGCGACTTCGCCGAATGGACGGACCATGGCGGCATGATCATTCATGGCCGTTCGGACGCCACGCTCAATCCGGGCGGGGTGAGGATCGGCACGGCCGAGATCTACAACCAAGTCGAGCAGATGCCGGAAATCCTCGAGGCGCTCTGCATCGGCCAGGATTTCGACAATGATGTCCGGGTCGTGCTGTTCGTGCGGCTCGCCGCCGGCGTTGGCCTCGACGAGGACCTGGAAAAGCGCATCCGCGCCAGGATCCGCACCGGCGCCAGCCCGCGTCACGTGCCGGCCAGGATCGTCGCCGTCACCGACATTCCGCGCACCAAGTCCGGCAAGATCACCGAGCTCGCGGTGCGCGACGTGGTCCACGGCCGCGCCGTCAAGAACAAGGAAGCGCTCGCCAATCCGGAGGCGCTGGAGCTGTTCCGCGACCTGCCGCAGCTCGCGAGCTAACGGTTAACGAAATATGTCCGCCGAATTTACCTAGATTTCATGGGTGGTACACATTCGTAAATTTTTTTGGGCCCCGGTAAGGACTTGTTAAGGGACGACCCCGATAGTCGCGTGTAACTTGAGGGAGAAATCCCGTTCCTCGTCCCCTGAGGTTCAGCTCAAGCCCCCGTTGTGACAGCATCCCATTTCTCAAGGCGTCCTCCAGGACGCCTTTTTTCTTTGGCAGAAACTGGCCCAGGACGATCTATTCGGCAAGCACGCGGGTCGAGGGGAAGGCGACCTCGACCAGGGTTCCTTCGCCGGGCGTCGAGGTGATGGCGAAGCGGGCGCGGTTCGCCTCCACCATGGCCTTGGTGAGCGGCAGGCCGAGGCCGGTGCCGTCGCCGCGTCCGCGCTTCAGCGCATTGATCTGCTTGAACGGCTTCAGCGCCTGCTCGATCTCGGCCTGGGTCATGCCGATGCCGGTGTCGCGCACGCGCATGACGACATCGCCCGAGGCCTCGTAAGCGGTCGAGACGATCACCTGGCCGCCGGCCTGGGTGTAGCGGATGGCGTTCGACAGGATGTTGAGGGCGATCTGGCGCACGCTCCTGAGATCGGCCACAACTTCCGGCAGCCGCGAGGCGAAGCTGGAGCGGATGATGACGCGTTCGCGATTAGCCTGCGGCTGCATCATCGCCACCGTCTCAGCCAGCGTGTCGTTGAGCGACACCGCTTCGTAATCCATCTCCTGCTGGCCGGCCTCGATCTTCGAGATGTCGAGGAGGTCGTTGACGAGGTCGAGCACATGGTTGCCTGACCGGTTGATGTCGCGCAGGTAGTCGCGATAGCGGTCGTTGGTGATCGGGCCGAATTTCTCGTCCACCATCAGCTCGGAAAAGCCGATGATGGCGTTGAGCGGCGTCCGGATCTCGTGGCTGATGCGGGCCAGGAAATCCGTCTTCTGCGAGGAGGCGCGCTCGGCCACCGCGCGCGCCTGCGTCAGGTCTTCCTCGGCCCGCTTCCATTGCGTGATGTCGCGCACTACGGCGCAGAAGCCGCTGTCGTTGGGCAGCCTGCCGATGGTCATGAACAGCGGGATGAAGCGCCCTTGCGCCTCGCGCCCGATGACCTCGCGGCCGTCGTTCAAGACGCTCGCGACGCCCGGCTCCGAAAGGCCGGCGAGATAGTCGCGCGCCGCGCGCTGGCTTTCTATGGCAAACAGCGAGGCGAAGGGCTTGCCGGCCACCTCGTCGCTGTCGAAACCGAACAGCGCTTCCGCGGGCCGGCTGATCGAGCGGATGTTGCCGTCGCGGCCGATCAGCACGACGCCGTCGGTGGCGGTGTCGATGATGGTGCGCATTTCGGCGATGCGCGATTTCAGTTCCGGCACATCCGGCTGCAGCGCCGGTTCGTCATTGGCGGCGGTGAAATGCGCGGCCGCGTCGTCCTCGCCGGAACGCCGCACCACCAGCATCAGCGCCTTGCCGCCGCGCCACGGCACCGAGCGCAGCAGCGCGTCGATGGGAAATTCCTGGCCGTTGCGGGTCTTGAGCTTCAGCGAGTGGTCGCTTTCATCTGCCGCGGTGTCCTCGGCATAGGGATCGGCGAAGAGCGCGCCCAGGCCCCCCGCATCCGCGAGGTCGTCCAGCGCGTCGTAGCCGGTCAATTCGAGGAAGGCATCGTTGGCATAGTGCAGCACGTCGCCAGAATGGATGAGCAGCGGCACCGGCAGCCTGGCGAGGATGGATGTGTCGGGTGCCTTGGCTTCTTCTCCGGTCGAAAAGGCCGATGGCACGAAACCCGACAGTTTGAGCGGCGGCACGTCGAGGCGCGGCCGCGCCGGCACGGCCGCTTCCGGCTGCTCTTCGGCGGCATCCGCGTCGGAGCCTGCCCAATCCTCATTGTCCTGCGCATCGCGGAAATCGTCGGCGGTCATGCTGTCGTCGTCGGCCGCCGCCGGCGGTGCGGACTGCCCGGCCGCGATCGGCTGCGCCGTAGCATGTTCGGCGTCCTCCGCCTGTTCGGGCTGGGAAACCGGCGCGCGCCCGATTACCCCGACAGGTTTGTCCTCATCGCCATAGTTGAGCAGCGAGCCGGAAGCGGCCGGCGTCCCGGCTTGGCCGGTATCGTCCGTCCCGGCGGCGCCATCGATGCCGTCGAGCCTCGCCAGGTCTTCCTGGTCTTCGGCCTCGGTCTGCGCCTCAGTGGCCCCCGCATCGGCCTTCGCGTCATCGGCTTCCAAGGCTTCCGGCGCGAATGCCGGGCTCGCTTCCCGAGTGGAATCGTCGCGCTCCGCCGTGCCGGGCGCAGGCGGCTGGTTTGTGTCGGTCCTCGCTTCGTCGGCCGGTTCCTTCGCCCTTGCCTTACCGATGGCGGCCGCATTGGGCTGCTTGTCGGCTTCGGGGGTGCGTTCCTCGGCGGAACTGTCCCTGCGCAGCCGCTCGCCGATCTCGCGGAAGGCGCTGCGCTCGAGGATCGACAGGCTCCGTTGATTTGCCGGCGCGTCGCTTCCCGGCTGCTTGTCGTTCGCCGGCTGGCGATGCTCGGCCAGCCTGATCACCTTGTCGGCGAAGCGGCGCTCCGGCTTCGGCACGATGGTCAGCGCCGGCACTTCGCCCCGGAACGGATCCTCGGGCTTTGGCTGTTCCGGCGGCGTCTGCTCCGCAGCCGGTTGCCCGACCGACGGTTCGCTACCGCCGGAAGTGGCCTCGGTCGGGGCGGCATTCGGCACCAGGGCCATGCCAAGCGCTTCGGGATCGACCACGGCGTCGGCCACGCGCGCGACGCCGAAACCGCGAAAACCTTCGAAGGCGCGGCTGCGGCCGTAGACGGGCAGCGCCGCCAGATCGACGGGGATCTTCAAACCGGTTCCCGACACCGGCCACAGCACCGAGCGGCCGGACCATGTATCGCGCCGGTCGAGCAGGCCGGCGATCTCACCCGAGGCATCGAGACCGAACGTGGCGGCGACATCCCTGAAGCGGCGGCCGATCACATCGGCCGCGGGCTGACCGACGATGTTGGCGAATTCGGGCGACAGCGCGCTGAACCTGCCTTCGGCGTCGGTGCGCCAGACGAAGCGCAGCGGCGGCGCGGAGCGGTCGATGTCGCGGGGCGGATGGGCTGATGTCGTGGTTTCGCCGCCATCCTGTCCCTGGTCTTCGGCCGGCGCGTCCTTCGCCGGCGCGTCCGTAGCCGGCGTCGCCGGGCGAGCATGCCCGGCATCCTCGTTGCCGGCATTGAAGTACCAATGGTCGTGCTGGCCGGCGCCGGCATCGGCGGGCTCCCGGCTGGACCCGGCGGCGCCGGCCTGATGATCGGCGGTGGGCTGCTGGCCGACGAAGGTCCGGCTGTCGGTGTCGGGTCGCGCATCGCCATTGGTATCGTCTGGGGCCGGCTCGGTCTCTTCGCCGGCCGCCGCGGCCGGCAGCGGCTTGTCCGGAGCGGACTGGAGCGCGGGCTCGATTGCCGGGCTTTCATCTGACGGCGTTGCGCTAACGGTCTCTGGCGCCGCGGCCCGTTCATCGCTGCTCTGATCGCGCTGGCCGGCAGCCGATCGATCCTCTTGGTCGCTGTCGTCGCCGCCGAGCTGATCCTCATCGATCACAACCAGCAGATGGCGGGTGTCCGTGAGCCGCGCGAAGCCGGCCGGATAGGAGGTATCGGCGCCGGGCACCAGGCGCTTGACGACACGGTCGCCGCTGCTTGCCACATCGGCGACCAAGGCCGCCAATGTCCGCGGCTCGATGCCGAGCGCCGCGAAGCCGTCAGAGGCTGCTTCGACACCGCCTTGCGCATCGACGAAGGCGATGAAATGCCCGGCCTCGGTAAAACCGCCTATGGCGCGGCCGGCGATCTCGCCGGCGCTGCGTGAGCTGGTCTGCGCCGCCGGTACCGCGAGCAGGATTGCCTTCTCGCCATCCGGCATCGTCACGGCGCTGGCCAGGAAGCCGACGGCGCGGCTCGCCATGCCGGTGGCGAGCCTCACCGTGATGGCGCGGTCGCTGCCGATATCCGGAAAACCGCTGGTCGCCATGATCTGCCGCCGGGCGATCAGCGGCAGCTGCGCCGAGGCGCCGATGATGGCTTCGATATCCGGATAACCGAACACCGACGCTCCCGGACCATTCGCCCAGATCACCTGTTCGAGGTCGGTCGACAGAATGGCCAAGGCATCGCCTGCGGCAAAGCGCTGGCGCACCGCATCGAGCACGGCGACGTCGAGGAAAGAGTAGTTTTCAGGCGGCATGCGCTGGCCGACCCTCCGGAGCGGGCATTTCAGTTAACGCTTTGTTAATAAAAGCCCATGGCCCCGAGGTCCACAAGCCTAGGCTTGCATCGGTCGAAATCTCTGGGCTCTTGGTTAACGGCCCAAGGGATGGCGCGCCCAATGGCTGACGTATGGGAAGATTTTATGGTGCGGTGCAACAAAGATGTTGCAATGCACAAAAAATCCTGTATATTGCCATCATACATGAACGAGACGGCTTTCTGTCAAAGCCGCTACCCCAAAAAGGTTGGAAAATGTCCAAGACCACTGCCAAGACTGCCGCAGAGACCATCGAAAACGTCGAATTCCCCAGCTTCGACGCTTCCAAGGCCACCGACCAGATCCGCGCCTTCGCCGAGAAGGGCGTCGAGCAGTCGAAGGAAGCCTACGCCAAGCTGAAGACCGGTGCTGAGGAGACCCAGAAGGTCCTGGAGTCGACCTACGAGACCGCCAAGACCGTTTCCAGCGACGTTTCGCTGAAGGCCATCGCCGCGCTGCGCGCCAATGCCGAGGCCAGCTTCTCGCACCTCGAAGCCCTGGTCGGAGCCAAGACCCTTTCGGAAGTCGTCGAACTGCAGACCGCGTTCCTGCGCAAGCGTGTCGAAATGGCCGTCGAACAGGCCAAGGAGTTCCAGACCGTCGCCACCAAGGCGGTCGAGGATGTCTCCAAGCCGGTCAAGACCGCCTTCGAGAAGGCGATGAAGGACGCCAAGGCTGCCTGATTTCC
It contains:
- a CDS encoding acetoacetate--CoA ligase, giving the protein MAADTPLWSPTQERIDAAPLTAFTKAAEAQAGAGFPSYAELHRWSIDNREAFWSLVWDFCGLVGDKGERGLVDGERMPGARFFPDARLNFAENLLRKTGGGEAIVFRGEDKVERRLSWNELHALTSRLQQLFLSLGVKAGDRIAAMMPNMPETIAAMLAASSIGAVWSSCSPDFGEQGVLDRFGQIEPVVFIAPDGYWYNGKAIEVADKVRAVADKLTTLRKVLIVDYLGTSQDVAATIGKATAFEDALSPFAVKTVSFERLPFAHPLYILFSSGTTGIPKCIVHSAGGTLIQHVKEHRLHAGLLDGDRLFYFTTCGWMMWNWLVSGLASGATLLLYDGSPFYPDGNVLFDFADAEKMTYFGTSAKFIDSVRKAGLKPIASHDLSSVRTISSTGSPLSPEDFRFVYDGIKKDVHLASISGGTDIVSCFVLGVPTEPVWTGEIQGPGLGLAVDVWDDDGKPVRQEKGELVCTKAFPSMPIGFWNDPEGKKYHAAYFERFDNVWCHGDFAEWTDHGGMIIHGRSDATLNPGGVRIGTAEIYNQVEQMPEILEALCIGQDFDNDVRVVLFVRLAAGVGLDEDLEKRIRARIRTGASPRHVPARIVAVTDIPRTKSGKITELAVRDVVHGRAVKNKEALANPEALELFRDLPQLAS
- a CDS encoding PAS domain S-box protein, translated to MPPENYSFLDVAVLDAVRQRFAAGDALAILSTDLEQVIWANGPGASVFGYPDIEAIIGASAQLPLIARRQIMATSGFPDIGSDRAITVRLATGMASRAVGFLASAVTMPDGEKAILLAVPAAQTSSRSAGEIAGRAIGGFTEAGHFIAFVDAQGGVEAASDGFAALGIEPRTLAALVADVASSGDRVVKRLVPGADTSYPAGFARLTDTRHLLVVIDEDQLGGDDSDQEDRSAAGQRDQSSDERAAAPETVSATPSDESPAIEPALQSAPDKPLPAAAAGEETEPAPDDTNGDARPDTDSRTFVGQQPTADHQAGAAGSSREPADAGAGQHDHWYFNAGNEDAGHARPATPATDAPAKDAPAEDQGQDGGETTTSAHPPRDIDRSAPPLRFVWRTDAEGRFSALSPEFANIVGQPAADVIGRRFRDVAATFGLDASGEIAGLLDRRDTWSGRSVLWPVSGTGLKIPVDLAALPVYGRSRAFEGFRGFGVARVADAVVDPEALGMALVPNAAPTEATSGGSEPSVGQPAAEQTPPEQPKPEDPFRGEVPALTIVPKPERRFADKVIRLAEHRQPANDKQPGSDAPANQRSLSILERSAFREIGERLRRDSSAEERTPEADKQPNAAAIGKARAKEPADEARTDTNQPPAPGTAERDDSTREASPAFAPEALEADDAKADAGATEAQTEAEDQEDLARLDGIDGAAGTDDTGQAGTPAASGSLLNYGDEDKPVGVIGRAPVSQPEQAEDAEHATAQPIAAGQSAPPAAADDDSMTADDFRDAQDNEDWAGSDADAAEEQPEAAVPARPRLDVPPLKLSGFVPSAFSTGEEAKAPDTSILARLPVPLLIHSGDVLHYANDAFLELTGYDALDDLADAGGLGALFADPYAEDTAADESDHSLKLKTRNGQEFPIDALLRSVPWRGGKALMLVVRRSGEDDAAAHFTAANDEPALQPDVPELKSRIAEMRTIIDTATDGVVLIGRDGNIRSISRPAEALFGFDSDEVAGKPFASLFAIESQRAARDYLAGLSEPGVASVLNDGREVIGREAQGRFIPLFMTIGRLPNDSGFCAVVRDITQWKRAEEDLTQARAVAERASSQKTDFLARISHEIRTPLNAIIGFSELMVDEKFGPITNDRYRDYLRDINRSGNHVLDLVNDLLDISKIEAGQQEMDYEAVSLNDTLAETVAMMQPQANRERVIIRSSFASRLPEVVADLRSVRQIALNILSNAIRYTQAGGQVIVSTAYEASGDVVMRVRDTGIGMTQAEIEQALKPFKQINALKRGRGDGTGLGLPLTKAMVEANRARFAITSTPGEGTLVEVAFPSTRVLAE
- a CDS encoding phasin, which gives rise to MSKTTAKTAAETIENVEFPSFDASKATDQIRAFAEKGVEQSKEAYAKLKTGAEETQKVLESTYETAKTVSSDVSLKAIAALRANAEASFSHLEALVGAKTLSEVVELQTAFLRKRVEMAVEQAKEFQTVATKAVEDVSKPVKTAFEKAMKDAKAA